In a genomic window of Phaeodactylum tricornutum CCAP 1055/1 chromosome 6, whole genome shotgun sequence:
- a CDS encoding predicted protein, with the protein MSGSNSASKTVQRVVGSFGRLWGRGHESFPPELRRILSVSGQGATTFLQGLVTCDLQSPPAPPRPEPIDHPQPGVPKSMKMDATGTTELPEVEFTDRLRAACFLDHKGRIVTDSLLWKTDESQYFIDVPGATADSLLQHLHAFKLRRSKVTIADRTLDMSSHVIFGTLNAGGSPPGYLSGVDPRHPSLGMRVLQLPSESSSNGENTSTLNEQDSDNLSLSTRHEAFAKLVSKVFPTSPGNYELVRRLAGVAEGSELTGKIALETNQEHLQAVSFHKGCYLGQELTARVHHTGAVRKRILPLLLLDPYTEVPQAWGLASSLQQGRAGKKFSAEELRSLPTRLPRLSVLTAGNLVAITTGSIEPPGKAVDNAARDELAQIKSRAEALLARLETDCTPGAKIVDTKDGKTIGQIVAPPVKGTNVVLAIMRLESVGLLQGGVWSKTNKVRIGNGQELRYLPYLPLWWPDLDPKTGKARAEDVDGVDPDEVRDEDHSPRPVRMPKIEIEEIPLTEGERRELNFAFVLPIEHLYYERQLVFPVKTGIAHSTTVASATLVPSWIHHARLPQCLAPQRATSPRSLKHMALASLSRREKARRCRDPLGPAYGKDDAFVLVPTALPNPGNELGALNFPFSQDEAQSADFDSLALFLYMSVKGIDNFD; encoded by the exons ATGAGCGGCAGCAATAGCGCTAGCAAAACGGTCCAAAGGGTGGTGGGTAGTTTTGGTCGCCTCTGGGGGCGTGGACACGAAAGTTTTCCACCGGAGCTGCGGCGAATCCTGTCGGTCTCGGGGCAGGGCGCCACCACCTTTTTGCAGGGCTTGGTCACTTGCGACTTGCAGAGCCCGCCGGCACCACCTCGACCGGAACCCATTGATCACCCGCAGCCCGGTGTACCCAAATCCATGAAAATGGACGCCACTGGTACGACCGAACTCCCCGAAGTCGAGTTTACCGATCGACTACGCGCCGCCTGTTTTCTCGATCACAAGGGACGCATCGTCACCGATTCTCTCCTCTGGAAGACGGATGAAAGTCAATACTTTATTGACGTGCCGGGTGCGACGGCAGATTCCTTGCTGCAGCACTTGCACGCGTTCAAGCTCCGGCGTTCCAAAGTGACGATTGCCGATCGAACTTTGGACATGTCCTCGCACGTTATCTTTGGCACGCTCAACGCGGGAGGATCGCCTCCAGGATACCTGTCGGGGGTGGATCCCCGTCATCCCAGTCTAGGGATGCGTGTTTTACAACTGCCTTCCGAATCATCATCCAACGGCGAGAACACCAGTACCTTGAACGAACAAGACAGCGACAACCTTTCCTTGTCCACGCGTCATGAAGCCTTTGCCAAACTCGTCTCTAAAGTCTTTCCCACGTCGCCCGGTAATTACGAACTCGTCCGTCGCTTGGCTGGAGTAGCGGAAGGATCCGAGCTGACGGGCAAGATCGCCCTCGAAACCAACCAGGAGCATTTGCAAGCGGTTAGTTTTCACAAGGGCTGTTACCTGGGTCAGGAATTGACCGCCCGCGTCCACCATACGGGAGCCGTCCGCAAACGTATCCTCCCCCTGTTGCTTCTGGACCCCTACACGGAAGTACCACAGGCCTGGGGTTTGGCCAGTAGCTTGCAGCAAGGCCGTGCGGGGAAAAAATTTTCCGCCGAAGAGCTCCGGTCCTTGCCGACGAGACTGCCTCGCCTTTCGGTTCTCACGGCGGGGAATTTGGTTGCCATTACTACCGGATCCATCGAGCCTCCCGGAAAGGCTGTTGACAACGCTGCTCGGGACGAACTGGCTCAAATTAAATCCCGTGCCGAAGCCTTACTGGCGCGGTTGGAAACGGATTGCACTCCCGGGGCGAAGATTGTCGATACCAAGGACGGGAAGACGATTGGACAGATCGTGGCACCTCCCGTTAAAGGGACCAACGTGGTGTTGGCTATTATGAGACTGGAGAGTGTCGGGCTGCTGCAGGGCGGGGTATGGTCCAAAACGAACAAGGTACGCATCGGCAATGGCCAAGAGTTACGTTATTTGCCGTATTTGCCCCTTTGGTGGCCCGATTTGGATCCGAAAACAGGCAAGGCGCGGGCCGAGGACGTAGATGGTGTTGACCCCGATGAAGTGCGGGATGAGGACCACTCGCCGCGACCCGTTCGAATGCCCAAGATCGAAATTGAAGAAATTCCGCTGACAGAAGGGGAAAGACGAGAGCTGAA TTTTGCATTTGTACTGCCAATTGAACATCTTTACTACGAACGCCAACTTGTTTTTCCCGTTAAGACTGGGATTGCCCATTCCACCACCGTTGCAAGCGCTACGCTCGTTCCAAGCTGGATTCATCACGCCCGACTGCCACAATGCCTTGCCCCTCAGAGAGCGACCTCG CCTCGTTCGCTCAAGCATATGGCCTTAGCATCTTTGTCCAGACGTGAAAAAGCGAGGCGTTGTCGAGACCCTCTTGGTCCCGCCTACGGGAAAGACGATGCGTTTGTTCTGGTCCCCACGGCCTTGCCAAATCCAGGCAACGAGCTGGGAGCGTTGAATTTTCCCTTCAGCCAGGACGAGGCGCAATCGGCCGACTTCGATTCTCTTGCTCTTTTCCTATACATGTCGGTGAAAGGTATCGATAATTTCGATTAG